A single window of Nocardia sp. NBC_01327 DNA harbors:
- a CDS encoding allantoate amidohydrolase, with product MSLPDAPKSLPTSATALSDSGPAQLDSEPTLEAGGPAPYSSGAAGPAGSTDSLEVRTASADGRTRRAAGRAVADPRIAAAAFDPLWEEILAVGRDGGTGGYRRYAWSDADLTLREWFRGCAGARSMDVEEDRNGNLWAWWLPRDWVGDPKGAFVTGSHLDSVPDGGAFDGPLGIVSAFAAVDLLRARGIEPSIPLAVVAFSDEEGARFGVACIGSQLATGTLAPERALGLRDIDGITLAEALTRAGRRPEQLGVDTTLTDRVGVFIELHIEQGRALDLVDSPLALASSIWPHGRWEFDFTGEANHAGATRLVDRHDPMLAFASTVHTARAEAVARSAVATFGKVLVSPNGTNAIPSRVRAWLDARAADQPTLELMVSRITAAARGHATIDGIDLQVVAESITPIVEFPAEPRERLARTLTHLGDIPVIPTAAGHDAGILSDSVPTAMLFVRNPTGVSHSPAEHAEPADCHVGAAALADVMAAWVTAEPA from the coding sequence ATGAGCCTGCCGGATGCCCCGAAGTCACTGCCCACCAGTGCAACAGCACTATCCGACAGCGGACCGGCGCAGTTGGATAGCGAGCCGACGCTCGAGGCCGGTGGACCGGCGCCGTACAGCAGTGGAGCGGCGGGGCCGGCCGGCTCGACGGACTCGTTGGAGGTTCGGACCGCATCGGCTGATGGGCGTACGAGGCGCGCTGCCGGTCGGGCAGTAGCCGACCCACGCATCGCGGCAGCGGCATTCGATCCGCTGTGGGAGGAGATTCTCGCGGTGGGGCGGGACGGCGGCACCGGGGGTTATCGGCGCTATGCCTGGTCGGATGCGGATCTCACACTGCGCGAATGGTTTCGGGGGTGCGCGGGGGCGCGATCGATGGACGTGGAGGAGGACCGGAACGGGAATCTCTGGGCCTGGTGGCTGCCGCGCGATTGGGTGGGTGATCCCAAGGGGGCCTTTGTCACCGGGTCACATCTGGATTCGGTGCCGGACGGCGGGGCTTTCGACGGACCATTGGGAATAGTCTCGGCGTTCGCGGCAGTCGATCTGCTGCGGGCGCGGGGTATCGAGCCGTCGATTCCCCTTGCGGTGGTGGCCTTCTCGGATGAGGAGGGTGCGCGATTCGGGGTGGCCTGCATCGGTTCGCAATTGGCGACCGGCACGCTGGCTCCGGAGCGTGCGCTGGGCCTGCGCGATATCGACGGAATCACGTTGGCGGAGGCCCTGACTCGGGCGGGCCGCCGCCCGGAGCAACTGGGAGTGGACACCACCCTCACCGATCGCGTCGGCGTCTTCATCGAGCTGCACATCGAGCAGGGTCGCGCCCTCGACCTGGTCGACAGCCCGCTGGCGCTGGCCTCGTCGATCTGGCCGCACGGCCGCTGGGAATTCGACTTCACCGGCGAGGCCAACCACGCCGGTGCGACTCGCCTGGTCGACCGCCACGACCCCATGCTGGCCTTCGCCTCCACCGTGCACACGGCTCGTGCGGAGGCGGTAGCCCGTTCGGCGGTAGCGACTTTCGGAAAGGTGCTGGTCTCTCCGAACGGCACCAACGCGATTCCCTCGCGGGTCCGCGCCTGGCTCGACGCCCGTGCTGCCGACCAACCGACTCTGGAACTGATGGTCTCGCGCATCACCGCCGCCGCCCGTGGTCACGCCACCATCGACGGTATCGATCTACAGGTGGTGGCCGAATCCATCACCCCCATAGTCGAATTCCCGGCCGAGCCGCGAGAACGCCTCGCGCGGACCCTCACCCATCTCGGCGATATCCCCGTAATCCCCACGGCCGCAGGCCATGACGCGGGCATCCTCTCCGACAGCGTGCCCACCGCCATGCTCTTCGTCCGCAACCCCACCGGCGTCTCGCATTCCCCCGCCGAGCACGCCGAACCGGCGGATTGCCATGTGGGCGCGGCGGCTCTGGCCGATGTCATGGCGGCGTGGGTTACGGCAGAACCGGCCTGA
- a CDS encoding helix-turn-helix domain-containing protein, translating into MTGRVEHRDNGDPAPVQREISADTPTGVDLERIIGKQVRALRLASGLSVGDMAAKVGISKAMLSKIENAQTSCSLSTLARLASGLDVPVTSLFRGADTAREAVFTPAGNGARIVGRGTRVGHHYELLGALRGQHKRLEPVLVTLTEASETFPLFQHAGTELLYMLEGVMVYGHGDSEYTLRPGDALLLDGEGPHGPNDLVRLPIRFLAITAYPDNHSEE; encoded by the coding sequence ATGACAGGCCGGGTTGAACACCGTGACAATGGCGATCCCGCCCCGGTGCAGCGGGAGATTTCCGCTGATACGCCTACGGGGGTGGATCTCGAGCGGATCATCGGGAAACAGGTGCGGGCGCTGCGGTTGGCCAGCGGGTTGTCGGTGGGGGATATGGCGGCCAAGGTCGGGATATCCAAGGCCATGCTCTCGAAGATCGAGAATGCGCAGACCTCGTGCAGCCTCTCGACTTTGGCGCGGCTGGCTTCGGGGTTGGATGTGCCGGTGACTTCACTGTTCCGGGGTGCGGATACGGCGCGAGAGGCGGTGTTCACCCCCGCCGGGAACGGTGCGCGGATCGTCGGGCGCGGTACTCGGGTGGGGCATCACTACGAATTGCTCGGCGCACTGCGGGGACAGCACAAGCGGCTGGAGCCGGTGCTCGTCACGCTCACCGAGGCCAGTGAGACGTTCCCACTGTTCCAGCATGCGGGGACGGAACTGCTCTACATGCTCGAGGGGGTCATGGTCTACGGGCACGGCGATTCCGAGTACACGCTCCGGCCGGGTGATGCGCTGCTGCTGGACGGTGAAGGGCCGCACGGGCCGAATGATCTCGTGCGGCTGCCGATTCGATTCCTGGCTATCACCGCGTACCCCGACAATCACAGCGAGGAGTAG